The Kitasatospora sp. NBC_00374 genome has a segment encoding these proteins:
- a CDS encoding TauD/TfdA family dioxygenase has translation MTAPQLPLTVDGGDRRLVEHIRRHREELREQLLVHGALLFRDFAVDGVDGFDAVVRELSGEPLTYAERSSPRQSIKGNVYTSTEYPPQEEIFAHNENSYQAVWPLVLYFYCIEPPLTLGATPLSSTRALYAAIDPAVREEFERRRWSVVRNYGGGLGLPWAEVFNTDDREEVLRHCAGQGIEATWIGTDRLRTRAVRDAVHKHPVTGDQVWFNHATFFHVTTLPEELRLGLQALCKPEDLPSNTYYGDGEPIPDEVLDHLRDCYRATSTRFDYRRGDVLVLDNMLSTHAREPFTGPRKIAVAMAEPYGGA, from the coding sequence GTGACTGCGCCTCAGTTGCCCCTCACCGTCGACGGCGGCGACCGCCGCCTGGTCGAGCACATCCGCCGGCACCGCGAGGAGCTGCGCGAGCAACTCCTCGTCCACGGCGCCCTGCTGTTCCGCGACTTCGCGGTGGACGGCGTGGACGGCTTCGACGCCGTGGTGCGCGAGCTGTCCGGCGAACCCCTGACCTACGCGGAGCGCTCCTCACCCCGCCAGTCGATCAAGGGAAACGTCTACACCTCGACCGAGTACCCGCCGCAGGAGGAGATCTTCGCCCACAACGAGAACTCCTACCAGGCCGTCTGGCCACTGGTGCTGTACTTCTACTGCATCGAACCGCCGCTCACCCTGGGCGCCACCCCGCTCTCCTCCACCCGGGCGCTGTACGCGGCGATCGACCCAGCGGTACGCGAGGAGTTCGAGCGCCGCCGCTGGTCGGTGGTGCGCAACTACGGCGGCGGGCTGGGCCTGCCCTGGGCGGAGGTGTTCAACACCGACGACCGCGAGGAGGTGCTGCGGCACTGCGCCGGCCAGGGCATCGAGGCCACCTGGATCGGCACCGACCGGCTGCGCACCAGGGCCGTGCGGGACGCCGTCCACAAGCACCCCGTCACCGGTGACCAGGTCTGGTTCAACCACGCCACCTTCTTCCACGTCACCACCCTGCCCGAGGAGCTGCGGCTCGGACTGCAGGCCCTGTGCAAGCCGGAGGACCTGCCGAGCAACACCTACTACGGCGACGGCGAGCCCATCCCGGACGAGGTCCTGGACCACCTCCGGGACTGCTACCGGGCCACCTCCACCCGGTTCGACTACCGGCGCGGCGACGTCCTGGTACTCGACAACATGCTGTCCACGCACGCCCGCGAGCCCTTCACCGGGCCGCGGAAGATCGCGGTGGCGATGGCGGAACCGTACGGCGGCGCCTGA
- a CDS encoding metallophosphoesterase gives MTGTLFAISDLHVAYPENRKVVDELRPDSPEDWLIVAGDVSERFGEIEWVLATLRERYAKVIWSPGNHELWTPKDDPVQLRGEERYRALVELCRRLDVLTPEDPYAVWHGGPGGPVTVAPLFLLYDYTFRPEGTADKAEALAAAYAAGVVCTDEMMLHPDPYPSLDAWCEARIEETERLLARRDPALPTVLVNHYPLVREPTRILRYPEFALWCGTERTADWHLRYDAAAMIYGHLHIPRVTWSDGVRFEEVSLGYPREWGPRGGPHRPRRVLREEER, from the coding sequence ATGACCGGCACCCTGTTCGCGATCAGCGACCTGCACGTCGCCTACCCGGAGAACCGGAAGGTGGTCGACGAGCTCCGGCCCGACTCCCCGGAGGACTGGCTGATCGTCGCAGGCGACGTCAGCGAGCGGTTCGGCGAGATCGAGTGGGTGCTGGCCACCCTGCGCGAGCGGTACGCCAAGGTGATCTGGTCCCCCGGCAACCACGAGCTGTGGACGCCGAAGGACGACCCGGTGCAGCTCAGGGGCGAGGAGCGCTACCGCGCCCTGGTCGAACTCTGCCGCCGGCTCGACGTGCTGACCCCCGAGGACCCGTACGCGGTGTGGCACGGCGGCCCCGGCGGGCCGGTCACCGTCGCCCCGCTCTTCCTGCTCTACGACTACACCTTCCGTCCCGAGGGCACCGCCGACAAGGCCGAGGCGCTCGCCGCCGCCTACGCGGCCGGCGTGGTGTGCACCGACGAGATGATGCTGCACCCCGACCCGTACCCGTCCCTCGACGCCTGGTGCGAGGCGCGGATCGAGGAGACCGAGCGCCTGCTGGCCCGCCGTGACCCGGCGCTGCCGACCGTGCTGGTCAACCACTACCCGCTGGTGCGCGAGCCCACCAGGATCCTGCGCTACCCGGAGTTCGCGCTCTGGTGCGGCACCGAACGCACGGCCGACTGGCACCTGCGGTACGACGCCGCCGCCATGATCTACGGTCACCTCCACATCCCGCGCGTCACCTGGTCCGACGGAGTGCGCTTCGAGGAGGTCTCGCTGGGCTACCCGCGCGAGTGGGGTCCGCGCGGCGGGCCGCACCGGCCGCGCCGGGTCCTCCGGGAGGAGGAGCGGTGA
- a CDS encoding 4'-phosphopantetheinyl transferase: MIEQLLPAGVSWAEAFDDLADAPLFPEEEALVAKAVPGRRREFATVRACARRALGALGLPPTPILRGERGAPTWPAGVVGSMTHCAGYRAAVVARASELRTVGIDAEPHAPLPEDVIDVIALPQEQSRIAELRAEQPQVHWDRMLFSAKESVYKAWFPLTRRFLEFEEADIELAPDGTWSARLLVDGTTADGGPLRGFNGRWLVRGDLLLTAIA, encoded by the coding sequence GTGATCGAGCAGCTGCTGCCCGCGGGCGTCTCCTGGGCCGAGGCCTTCGACGACCTCGCCGACGCCCCGCTCTTCCCCGAGGAGGAGGCACTGGTCGCCAAGGCCGTACCCGGCCGCCGACGGGAGTTCGCCACCGTACGGGCCTGCGCCCGGCGGGCGCTCGGCGCGCTCGGCCTGCCTCCCACGCCGATCCTGCGCGGCGAGCGCGGCGCCCCGACCTGGCCGGCCGGCGTGGTCGGCAGCATGACGCACTGCGCCGGCTACCGCGCGGCGGTGGTCGCCCGGGCGTCGGAGCTGCGCACGGTGGGCATCGACGCCGAGCCGCACGCGCCGCTGCCCGAGGACGTCATCGACGTGATAGCGCTGCCCCAGGAGCAGTCCAGGATCGCCGAGTTGCGGGCGGAACAGCCGCAGGTGCACTGGGACCGGATGCTGTTCAGCGCCAAGGAGAGCGTTTACAAGGCGTGGTTCCCGCTGACCAGGCGCTTCCTGGAGTTCGAGGAGGCGGACATCGAGCTCGCCCCGGACGGCACCTGGTCCGCCCGGCTGCTGGTCGACGGGACCACCGCCGACGGCGGCCCGCTGCGCGGCTTCAACGGCCGCTGGCTGGTGCGGGGCGACCTGCTGCTCACCGCGATCGCCTGA
- a CDS encoding exonuclease domain-containing protein: MESTGELWNVVDVEATCWDGDPPAGAVSEIIEIGLTVVDLAAGERIGRHRILVRPARSTVSPFCTRLTGLTQAEVDTGLSFAEACRLLAAEHLAGRRPWASWGDYDRHQFTRQCSATGTAYPFGRRHTNAKLVFTEANGLRKRPGMAEALRLAGLPLEGRHHRGEDDAWNIAALVLDLSARGAWH; this comes from the coding sequence GTGGAGAGCACCGGGGAACTGTGGAACGTGGTGGACGTCGAGGCGACCTGCTGGGACGGCGACCCGCCGGCCGGCGCGGTGAGCGAGATCATCGAGATCGGTCTGACCGTGGTCGACCTGGCCGCCGGCGAGCGGATCGGACGGCACCGGATCCTGGTCCGGCCCGCGCGCTCGACCGTGAGCCCGTTCTGCACCCGGCTGACCGGGCTGACCCAGGCCGAGGTCGACACCGGCCTGTCGTTCGCCGAGGCCTGCCGGCTGCTGGCCGCCGAGCACCTGGCCGGGCGGCGCCCGTGGGCGAGTTGGGGCGACTACGACCGCCACCAGTTCACCAGGCAGTGCAGCGCCACCGGGACGGCCTACCCGTTCGGCCGCCGCCACACCAACGCGAAACTGGTCTTCACCGAGGCGAACGGGCTGCGCAAGCGCCCGGGCATGGCCGAGGCGCTCCGGCTGGCTGGCCTGCCGCTGGAGGGCCGGCACCACCGGGGCGAGGACGACGCCTGGAACATCGCGGCCCTGGTGCTCGACCTGTCCGCCCGGGGAGCGTGGCACTGA
- a CDS encoding amino acid adenylation domain-containing protein, whose amino-acid sequence MHTIPPPGTGPNGAAPAAPRRPAGSPGDPAPGGLLLHELVAARAARTPDATAVVADERELSYAELNRRANRLAHHLRALGARPDDPVGVCLHRGVDLAVALLAVWKAGAAYVPFDPNHPKDRIDWVLRDTGARIVLTQDALAKLVRADGVRPVVLDSAGCERDLAGEPDADPEPAATADHLAYVIHTSGSTGRPKGVAVSHRGIRNRVAWTVRTHGLGPGDRVLQKTSLSFDAAGWEFFGPLSSGGTVVMAPPGVERDPAEMVRTIARQRITVLQVVPSVLRLLVEERGWAECTAMRLVFSAGEPLHAELCQRLLAEVDVEIWNTYGPTECSIDVTARRFDPRQRTGPVLIGRPISGIRLLVLDTDGALAPIGLPGELHVGGAGVARGYLNRPDLTAERFVPDAYGPPGERLYRTGDQVRWLADGSLEYLGRLDGQVKVNGVRIEPGEIEAVLAGHPQVRAAAVAAVRNTAGIGRIVAYLTVREDPGHERMRAWCRERLPEYLVPAVFTVLDDFPLTTSGKLDRKALPAPGAPRPESAGRTAPATATERTVAAIWADLLDTPDIAAEDDFFRLGGYSLLLGRLAQRLRTATGREIALADLFTASTVRDQARLLDLAGADRTAITRTDRSAPLPLSAGQQRMWFLDQLTPGSAEYVVPIFLRLPAGTDPAVLRRALAALAARHEALRTRYPLLDGRPVQQVDGPGPVELAVTDAPGAGLPRLFGTELARGFDLARGPLWRALLARRPDGAAHLLLTVHHIACDGWSTVLIKRELRALCTALADGREPELDPLPIGYPDFAAWQREHHLTPDLLERQLAHWRTTLAGLPTLRTPTDRPRPAHREAHGAVHAFTIPAPTAEALFEIGRSRGATPFMTLLTLWQLLLAQHGEQDDIAVGTPVAGRVRPETHGLVGFFLNSLVLRTDLGGRLSFEQAVDRVRDTCLAAFAHQDLPFEQLVEALQPTRDPSRTPLYQALFDLQDDGLTGLAEDTADLAEFGAAWRTTPTDLALIMRRQENGDLGGLLEYATALFDPATAESLAEGLAALAGKLAADPGAALSAVDVRTGRDRERAALPWNTADTPVANAPRPDRAEHLAPRNPFEQRLAEIWAEALETAVGVRDDFFALGGNSLLAATVTAAARAELDLDIPVRALFDGPTVEQWALALEDLIRAEIAQLSDEDVVADTTRTKGQPA is encoded by the coding sequence GTGCACACAATCCCGCCGCCCGGCACCGGGCCGAACGGCGCGGCCCCGGCCGCGCCCCGGAGGCCGGCCGGGTCACCCGGCGATCCCGCCCCCGGCGGGCTGCTGCTGCACGAGCTGGTCGCCGCCAGGGCGGCCCGCACCCCGGACGCCACGGCGGTGGTCGCCGACGAACGGGAACTGAGCTACGCGGAGCTGAACCGCCGCGCCAACCGGCTGGCCCACCACCTGCGCGCCCTCGGTGCCCGCCCCGACGACCCGGTCGGCGTCTGCCTGCACCGCGGAGTCGACCTGGCGGTCGCCCTGCTCGCGGTCTGGAAGGCCGGCGCGGCCTACGTCCCCTTCGACCCCAACCACCCCAAGGACCGCATCGACTGGGTCCTGCGCGACACCGGCGCGCGCATCGTCCTCACCCAGGACGCGCTCGCCAAGCTGGTCCGTGCCGACGGCGTCCGTCCGGTCGTCCTCGACTCGGCCGGCTGCGAGCGCGACCTCGCCGGAGAGCCCGACGCCGACCCGGAGCCGGCCGCCACCGCCGACCACCTCGCGTACGTCATCCACACCTCCGGCTCCACCGGCCGCCCCAAGGGCGTCGCCGTCAGCCACCGCGGCATCCGCAACCGGGTCGCCTGGACCGTCCGCACCCACGGGCTCGGCCCCGGCGACCGGGTGCTGCAGAAGACCTCGCTCAGCTTCGACGCCGCCGGCTGGGAGTTCTTCGGCCCGCTGAGCAGCGGCGGGACCGTCGTGATGGCGCCGCCCGGCGTCGAACGCGACCCGGCCGAGATGGTCCGCACCATCGCCCGGCAGCGGATCACCGTCCTGCAGGTGGTGCCCTCGGTGCTGCGCCTGCTGGTCGAGGAGCGCGGCTGGGCGGAGTGCACCGCCATGCGGCTGGTCTTCTCCGCGGGCGAACCCCTGCACGCCGAGCTCTGCCAGCGCCTGCTGGCCGAGGTCGACGTGGAGATCTGGAACACCTACGGCCCCACCGAGTGCTCCATCGACGTCACCGCCCGGCGGTTCGACCCGCGGCAGCGGACCGGCCCGGTGCTCATCGGCCGGCCCATCAGCGGTATCCGGCTGCTCGTCCTGGACACCGACGGCGCCCTCGCCCCGATCGGCCTGCCCGGTGAACTGCACGTCGGCGGCGCCGGCGTCGCCCGCGGCTACCTGAACCGCCCCGACCTCACCGCCGAGCGCTTCGTCCCGGACGCGTACGGCCCGCCCGGGGAGCGCCTCTACCGCACCGGCGACCAGGTCCGCTGGCTCGCCGACGGCTCACTGGAGTACCTCGGCCGGCTCGACGGCCAGGTCAAGGTGAACGGCGTCCGGATCGAGCCCGGCGAGATCGAGGCCGTCCTGGCCGGCCACCCGCAGGTCCGCGCCGCCGCCGTGGCCGCCGTCCGCAACACCGCCGGGATCGGCCGGATCGTCGCCTACCTCACCGTCCGCGAGGACCCGGGCCACGAGCGGATGCGCGCCTGGTGCCGCGAGCGGCTGCCGGAGTACCTGGTGCCCGCCGTGTTCACCGTGCTGGACGACTTCCCGCTCACCACCAGCGGCAAGCTCGACCGCAAGGCCCTGCCCGCGCCCGGCGCCCCGCGCCCCGAGAGCGCCGGGCGGACCGCCCCGGCGACCGCCACCGAGCGGACCGTCGCGGCGATCTGGGCCGACCTGCTGGACACCCCCGACATCGCCGCCGAGGACGACTTCTTCCGGCTCGGCGGCTACTCCCTGCTGCTCGGCCGCCTCGCCCAGCGGCTGCGCACCGCGACCGGCCGCGAGATCGCCCTCGCCGACCTCTTCACCGCCTCCACCGTGCGCGACCAGGCCCGCCTGCTCGACCTCGCCGGGGCCGACCGGACCGCGATCACCAGGACCGACCGGAGCGCGCCCCTGCCGCTCTCGGCCGGCCAGCAGCGGATGTGGTTCCTCGACCAGCTGACCCCCGGCAGCGCCGAGTACGTCGTCCCGATCTTCCTGCGCCTGCCCGCCGGCACCGACCCGGCCGTCCTGCGCCGGGCCCTGGCCGCCCTCGCCGCCCGGCACGAGGCGCTGCGCACCCGCTACCCGCTGCTGGACGGCCGGCCCGTCCAGCAGGTCGACGGCCCCGGCCCGGTCGAGCTCGCCGTCACGGACGCGCCCGGGGCCGGCCTGCCCCGGCTGTTCGGCACCGAGCTCGCCCGCGGCTTCGACCTCGCCCGGGGCCCGCTCTGGCGCGCCCTGCTCGCCCGCCGGCCCGACGGCGCGGCGCACCTGCTGCTGACCGTCCACCACATCGCCTGCGACGGCTGGTCGACCGTCCTGATCAAACGCGAACTGCGAGCCCTGTGCACCGCCCTCGCCGACGGCCGCGAGCCCGAGCTCGACCCGCTGCCCATCGGCTACCCGGACTTCGCGGCCTGGCAGCGCGAGCACCACCTCACCCCGGACCTGCTGGAGCGCCAACTCGCCCACTGGCGGACCACCCTGGCCGGCCTGCCCACCCTGCGGACGCCCACCGACCGGCCGCGCCCCGCCCACCGCGAGGCGCACGGCGCGGTGCACGCCTTCACCATCCCCGCCCCGACCGCCGAGGCGCTCTTCGAGATCGGCCGCAGCCGGGGCGCGACCCCGTTCATGACCCTGCTGACCCTCTGGCAGCTCCTGCTCGCCCAGCACGGCGAGCAGGACGACATCGCGGTCGGCACCCCGGTGGCCGGCCGGGTCCGGCCCGAGACCCACGGCCTGGTCGGCTTCTTCCTCAACTCGCTCGTCCTGCGCACCGACCTCGGTGGACGCCTCAGCTTCGAGCAGGCCGTCGACCGGGTCCGGGACACCTGCCTGGCCGCGTTCGCCCACCAGGACCTGCCGTTCGAGCAGCTGGTCGAGGCGCTGCAGCCGACCCGCGACCCCTCCCGCACCCCCCTCTACCAGGCCCTGTTCGACCTCCAGGACGACGGACTCACCGGCCTGGCCGAGGACACCGCCGACCTCGCCGAGTTCGGCGCCGCCTGGCGGACCACCCCGACCGACCTCGCGCTGATCATGCGGCGGCAGGAGAACGGCGACCTCGGCGGCCTGCTGGAGTACGCCACCGCACTCTTCGACCCGGCGACCGCCGAGTCCCTCGCCGAGGGCCTGGCCGCCCTGGCCGGGAAGCTGGCGGCCGACCCGGGCGCCGCCCTGTCCGCGGTGGACGTCCGCACCGGCCGGGACCGCGAACGCGCCGCCCTGCCCTGGAACACGGCCGACACCCCCGTCGCCAACGCGCCGCGGCCGGACCGCGCCGAACACCTCGCCCCGCGCAACCCGTTCGAGCAGCGGCTGGCCGAGATCTGGGCCGAAGCCCTGGAGACCGCCGTCGGCGTCCGGGACGACTTCTTCGCGCTCGGTGGCAACTCCCTGCTCGCCGCCACCGTCACCGCCGCCGCCCGGGCCGAACTCGACCTCGACATCCCCGTCCGGGCCCTGTTCGACGGCCCCACGGTGGAGCAGTGGGCCCTGGCCCTGGAAGACCTGATCCGGGCGGAGATCGCCCAGCTCAGCGATGAGGACGTCGTGGCCGACACGACCCGTACGAAGGGGCAGCCGGCATGA
- a CDS encoding helix-turn-helix domain-containing protein, with the protein MSDRFGHELRRLRTQQGVSLKALSEMAHYSKGYLSRVETGARPATPELAGRCDDVLGAGGALRGLVADQDSEVQSAGPLRPAQLPMAVPDFYGRERILGRLDGLLCEQRMVVCAIDGMAGVGKSALAIHWAHRVRDRFPDGCLFAEIDGPGQDGAWITPTEVLGGFLRALRPGGPLPTAMSERAALFRTLLDGRRMLIVLDGVVSAEQVQPLLPAAPGSMVLVTSRVRMAGLRSAQLLSLDPLDPAEAVRMVAAIVGEERVAAEPVAARRLVEACGLLPLAVQLVATRLAARPRWQIASLAERLEDEEEGSSVLDLGGAAVGTAFRLSYERLGWQAAHALRLIAQLDGPDLSLAVAAEALGADRNEAENLLEELVDASLLDTPAPGRYAFHKLVRSFALGLVRRAELATAGPSGVALAGLADRIGR; encoded by the coding sequence TTGAGCGACAGATTCGGGCACGAGTTGCGAAGACTTCGGACGCAGCAGGGTGTCTCGTTGAAGGCGCTGAGCGAAATGGCCCACTACAGCAAGGGCTACCTCAGCAGGGTGGAGACCGGAGCCCGGCCCGCCACTCCGGAGCTGGCAGGTCGGTGCGACGACGTGCTCGGCGCGGGCGGCGCGCTGCGCGGCCTGGTGGCCGACCAGGACTCCGAGGTCCAGTCGGCCGGACCGTTGAGACCTGCCCAGTTACCCATGGCGGTACCGGACTTCTACGGCCGGGAGCGGATCCTCGGCCGGCTCGACGGCCTGCTCTGCGAGCAGCGCATGGTGGTCTGCGCGATCGACGGGATGGCGGGCGTCGGCAAGTCGGCGCTGGCGATCCACTGGGCGCACCGGGTCCGGGACAGGTTCCCCGACGGCTGCCTGTTCGCCGAGATCGACGGCCCCGGACAGGACGGCGCCTGGATCACCCCCACCGAGGTGCTCGGCGGGTTCCTGCGCGCGCTGCGGCCCGGCGGCCCGCTGCCCACCGCGATGAGCGAGCGGGCGGCACTGTTCCGGACGCTGCTGGACGGCCGCCGGATGCTGATCGTGCTGGACGGCGTGGTCAGCGCGGAGCAGGTGCAGCCGCTGCTGCCCGCCGCGCCCGGCAGCATGGTGCTGGTCACGAGCCGGGTCCGGATGGCCGGCCTGCGGTCGGCGCAGCTGCTCTCGCTGGACCCGCTGGATCCGGCCGAGGCGGTGCGGATGGTCGCCGCCATCGTCGGCGAGGAGCGGGTGGCGGCCGAGCCGGTGGCGGCCCGGCGGCTGGTCGAGGCCTGCGGCCTGCTGCCGCTGGCCGTCCAGCTGGTCGCGACCCGGCTGGCGGCCCGGCCGCGCTGGCAGATCGCGTCGCTGGCGGAGCGGCTGGAGGACGAGGAGGAGGGCAGCTCGGTGCTCGACCTCGGCGGCGCGGCCGTCGGCACCGCGTTCCGGCTCAGCTACGAGCGGCTCGGCTGGCAGGCGGCCCACGCCCTGCGGCTGATCGCCCAGTTGGACGGGCCCGACCTGTCGCTGGCGGTCGCGGCCGAGGCGCTCGGCGCGGACCGCAACGAGGCCGAGAACCTGCTGGAGGAGCTGGTGGACGCCAGCCTGCTGGACACCCCCGCGCCCGGCCGGTACGCGTTCCACAAGCTGGTCCGGTCGTTCGCGCTCGGCCTGGTGCGGCGGGCCGAGCTGGCCACCGCCGGTCCGTCCGGGGTCGCGCTGGCCGGTCTGGCGGACCGGATCGGGCGCTGA
- a CDS encoding isochorismate synthase, with translation MTTASTAHDTAAALPGAAALLAAYRPGPSSAFFAGPSRTLLAEGVRATVADPGRAADALRAARADGLEHPVVVGAIPFSPGAPSRLFIPELAEWAAPLREDPLLQLPGARAAVTTWQQRPVPAPGVYRDAVGEAVRRLTDDPELTKVVLARTLELTTPGGADLPSMLHRLARRDPDGYTFAVPAEGAATLIGASPELLVSRRGTAVSANPLAGSAARSTDLAEDVRRAAALLESPKDLHEHAVVVEAVRAALAPLCADLTVPEQPTLVRTAAMWHLSTTVTGTLADPGTSALDLALALHPTPAVCGTPTDRARRLIGELEPFDRGLYTGVVGWGDLDGDGEWVVTLRCAEADGDLLRLFAGAGIVTASDPAAELAETAAKFRTFLHAVGLEESK, from the coding sequence ATGACCACGGCCTCCACGGCCCACGACACGGCCGCCGCCCTGCCGGGCGCAGCGGCCCTGCTGGCGGCCTACCGGCCGGGCCCCTCCTCGGCGTTCTTCGCCGGGCCGAGCCGCACCCTGCTGGCCGAGGGCGTCCGTGCCACCGTGGCCGACCCGGGCCGCGCGGCCGACGCCCTGCGCGCGGCCCGCGCGGACGGCCTGGAGCACCCCGTGGTCGTCGGCGCGATCCCGTTCTCACCCGGAGCGCCGTCCCGGCTCTTCATACCCGAGCTGGCCGAGTGGGCGGCGCCGCTGCGCGAGGACCCACTGCTCCAACTGCCCGGCGCCCGGGCGGCCGTGACCACCTGGCAGCAGCGTCCGGTGCCCGCCCCCGGGGTCTACCGCGACGCCGTGGGCGAAGCCGTCCGGCGGCTGACCGACGACCCCGAGCTGACCAAGGTCGTGCTGGCCCGCACCCTGGAACTGACCACTCCCGGCGGCGCCGACCTGCCGTCCATGCTGCACCGCCTCGCCCGCCGCGACCCGGACGGCTACACCTTCGCCGTCCCCGCCGAGGGCGCCGCCACCCTGATCGGGGCCAGCCCCGAACTGCTGGTCTCCCGCCGGGGCACCGCCGTCAGCGCGAACCCGCTGGCCGGCTCGGCCGCCCGCAGCACCGACCTGGCCGAGGACGTCCGTCGCGCCGCCGCGCTGCTGGAGTCCCCCAAGGACCTGCACGAGCACGCCGTGGTGGTCGAGGCCGTCCGGGCCGCCCTGGCCCCGCTCTGCGCCGACCTGACCGTCCCCGAGCAGCCGACGCTGGTGCGCACCGCCGCGATGTGGCACCTGTCCACCACCGTCACCGGCACCCTGGCCGACCCCGGCACCAGCGCACTCGACCTCGCGCTCGCCCTGCACCCCACCCCGGCCGTCTGCGGCACCCCCACCGACCGGGCCCGCCGTCTGATCGGCGAGCTGGAGCCGTTCGACCGCGGCCTGTACACCGGCGTGGTCGGCTGGGGCGACCTCGACGGCGACGGCGAGTGGGTCGTCACCCTGCGCTGCGCCGAGGCCGACGGCGACCTGCTGCGGCTGTTCGCCGGGGCGGGCATCGTCACGGCCTCCGACCCGGCGGCCGAACTGGCCGAGACCGCAGCCAAGTTCCGCACCTTCCTGCACGCCGTGGGCCTGGAGGAGAGCAAGTGA
- a CDS encoding MbtH family protein, with translation MSDDQNDGQQYLVVFNDEEQYSIWAVGRDIPAGWHTEGTQGGKDECLARISEVWTDMRPLSLRQRMEQAAAQA, from the coding sequence ATGAGTGACGATCAGAATGACGGCCAGCAGTACCTCGTGGTGTTCAACGACGAGGAGCAGTACTCGATCTGGGCGGTCGGCCGTGACATCCCGGCGGGCTGGCACACCGAGGGCACCCAGGGCGGCAAGGACGAGTGCCTGGCCCGGATCTCCGAGGTCTGGACCGACATGCGGCCGCTGAGCCTGCGGCAGCGGATGGAGCAGGCCGCCGCACAGGCGTGA
- a CDS encoding thioesterase II family protein produces the protein MSSDRWIRRYHPTESAPVRLVCFPHAGGSASYWHPLSTALRPEVDVLAVQYPGRQDRFTETPLAGITELAAQVVAALGRPDGRPLALLGHSMGAVIAYETARRLERAGSGPAHLFVSGRRAPDRGRPETVHLLGEEELVAHTAALGGTDPSLLADPEIRALALPALRADYAALAGYRPDPPRPLGCPVTALVGDADPVTSEDDARAWEQYSGGEFELDVFSGGHFYLNGRHDEIAAVVSRHLKALV, from the coding sequence ATGAGCAGCGACCGCTGGATACGGCGGTACCACCCGACGGAGTCGGCTCCCGTCCGGCTGGTGTGCTTCCCGCACGCGGGCGGCTCGGCGAGCTACTGGCACCCGCTGTCCACGGCACTGCGGCCCGAGGTCGACGTCCTGGCCGTGCAGTACCCCGGCCGTCAGGACCGTTTCACCGAGACCCCCTTGGCAGGCATCACCGAGCTGGCCGCACAGGTGGTCGCCGCCCTCGGCCGCCCCGACGGTCGCCCGCTCGCCCTGCTCGGACACAGCATGGGCGCGGTGATCGCGTACGAGACCGCCCGGCGGCTGGAACGGGCCGGCTCAGGCCCCGCCCACCTCTTCGTGTCCGGCCGGCGGGCGCCGGACCGGGGCCGCCCGGAGACCGTCCACCTGCTCGGTGAGGAGGAGCTGGTCGCCCACACGGCGGCACTCGGCGGCACCGACCCGAGTCTGCTCGCCGACCCGGAGATCCGGGCCCTGGCCCTGCCCGCGCTGCGCGCCGACTACGCCGCGCTCGCCGGCTACCGGCCCGATCCGCCGCGGCCGTTGGGCTGTCCGGTCACCGCGCTGGTCGGCGACGCGGACCCGGTGACCTCCGAGGACGACGCCCGGGCCTGGGAGCAGTACTCCGGCGGCGAGTTCGAGCTCGACGTCTTCTCCGGCGGCCACTTCTACCTGAACGGCCGGCACGACGAGATCGCCGCCGTGGTCTCCCGTCACCTCAAGGCCCTGGTATGA